The proteins below come from a single Corynebacterium glyciniphilum AJ 3170 genomic window:
- a CDS encoding metallophosphoesterase family protein → MTDPSRRLPMTPGPGVFRFLHTSDWQLGMDRWFLGEEAGPRYREARLAAVERLLDVAKARQCAAVVVAGDVFDDNLVDPVTWRRTVDILRRSPVPVFLLPGNHDPYDAASVYRSRDFDELTPAVQVLNDSRPRTVPGTTDSSPTAEIIGAPLLSKYMSTDPVASVLARAAETGGPDHTERAEDRTVKILVGHGATESRSSGEDPAVIDVDAAARACRDGVIDMLVLGDTHSVTSLHPDGTVWYSGSPEVTDFREEGGGGEARSGYALVVDVLPASGKDAGRTSQVSVEEVKTGRWSFLALAAQINTREDVAEWINRLEDIRDKRTTVVKYTLTGSVDLATAAVLDEELDRIAPAFAALYPRRRLMDLHVVPGDEELADADWPGVVGVAARGLADRASHDDAAARDALRLLYRLSAQKGN, encoded by the coding sequence ATGACTGATCCCTCCCGACGACTACCGATGACGCCCGGCCCTGGTGTGTTCCGGTTCCTCCATACCTCAGACTGGCAGCTGGGGATGGACCGCTGGTTTCTCGGGGAGGAGGCGGGTCCACGCTACCGTGAGGCACGTCTTGCGGCAGTGGAACGACTGCTGGACGTGGCGAAGGCTCGCCAGTGTGCCGCTGTGGTCGTCGCCGGTGACGTCTTTGACGACAACCTGGTTGATCCTGTCACCTGGCGGCGCACGGTAGACATCCTCCGCCGGAGCCCGGTCCCGGTGTTCCTCCTCCCGGGGAATCATGACCCCTACGACGCAGCCAGCGTCTACCGGTCGAGGGACTTCGATGAACTCACCCCGGCTGTCCAGGTGCTCAACGACAGTCGTCCCAGGACAGTCCCGGGAACCACGGACAGTTCCCCCACGGCGGAGATCATCGGGGCGCCGCTGCTGTCGAAGTACATGAGCACCGATCCGGTGGCCTCAGTTCTCGCCCGGGCGGCTGAAACCGGGGGACCAGATCACACGGAGCGCGCAGAGGATCGGACCGTGAAGATTCTCGTCGGTCACGGTGCAACCGAATCTCGGTCGTCCGGGGAGGATCCTGCCGTCATCGACGTCGATGCAGCGGCCAGGGCCTGTCGCGACGGTGTCATCGACATGCTGGTACTGGGAGACACCCACTCCGTCACGTCACTCCACCCCGACGGAACCGTCTGGTACTCCGGGAGCCCTGAGGTGACCGACTTCCGGGAAGAAGGAGGCGGCGGCGAAGCGAGGTCAGGATACGCCCTGGTCGTTGACGTCCTGCCCGCCAGCGGGAAGGACGCAGGTCGGACTTCGCAGGTCAGTGTCGAGGAGGTGAAGACGGGCCGCTGGAGTTTTCTGGCGCTCGCCGCACAGATCAACACCCGTGAGGACGTGGCCGAGTGGATCAACAGGCTCGAGGATATCCGGGATAAGCGCACGACGGTGGTGAAGTACACCTTGACCGGATCAGTAGACCTGGCCACGGCCGCCGTGCTCGACGAGGAACTTGACCGGATCGCTCCGGCCTTCGCAGCGCTGTACCCCCGTCGTCGGTTGATGGACCTCCATGTGGTCCCCGGGGATGAGGAACTGGCGGACGCCGACTGGCCCGGAGTGGTGGGCGTCGCCGCCCGTGGACTCGCCGACCGCGCATCCCACGACGACGCCGCCGCCCGCGACGCGTTACGCCTGTTGTACCGGCTCAGCGCACAGAAGGGGAACTAG
- a CDS encoding MFS transporter codes for MSKTTAPAGRLTEADIHVVDQDEMKKALRATLLGNFMEWFDIGVFAYVMTYITLNFFPLPDPWGGLASFATLAVTFLVRPLGGLILGPLGDRIGRRKILAFTIVMMSLGTALIGVLPTYAHIGVAAPILLVLLKFVQGFSTGGEYAGAATFIAEYSSDRRRGFWGSFLDLGSYLGFAAAALLVTMIEVLTDDPQMESWGWRIPFLLALPLGLVGVYMRSRIKESHTFEASQDASQRQADAAIASGVPAPSQGMVAQIRYLLRRFWPQMLIGAALVMCAQVVGYALTTYMPTYLTESLGYDTLHGNALLVPVLLIVSLCLPVFGMISDRVGRRPVMLTGCALGLLTAIPAFLLMMMGHVWSTLAGLMIVGIIMMFQVSIQASALPSLFPTESRYTAMGLMFNIAVALFGGTTGFVISALQSAIGSDLAGAYYIMFACLVGGIGVYCMKETAGHNLLGSMPTVDHEHEIQNVLKTLDANDKYDLDTMPIDQHSR; via the coding sequence ATGAGCAAGACTACGGCACCGGCCGGTCGCCTGACGGAAGCCGACATACACGTGGTCGACCAGGACGAAATGAAGAAGGCCCTGCGCGCGACACTGCTGGGCAATTTCATGGAATGGTTCGACATTGGCGTGTTCGCCTACGTGATGACCTACATCACTCTCAATTTCTTTCCGCTCCCCGACCCGTGGGGCGGTCTGGCAAGCTTCGCCACACTCGCCGTCACCTTCCTCGTGCGACCTCTCGGCGGACTGATCCTAGGACCATTGGGAGATCGGATCGGACGCCGCAAAATCCTGGCTTTCACGATCGTCATGATGTCGCTCGGCACTGCTCTGATCGGTGTACTGCCGACCTACGCGCACATCGGCGTCGCTGCGCCGATCCTGCTGGTGCTACTGAAGTTCGTGCAAGGCTTCTCTACCGGTGGAGAGTATGCGGGCGCTGCCACCTTCATCGCCGAGTACTCCTCCGACCGCAGACGCGGCTTCTGGGGCTCGTTCCTCGACCTCGGCTCCTATCTCGGTTTCGCCGCTGCCGCGCTCCTGGTGACGATGATCGAGGTGCTCACCGACGACCCGCAGATGGAGAGCTGGGGTTGGCGAATCCCGTTCCTGCTGGCGCTGCCACTGGGACTGGTCGGGGTGTACATGCGTTCGCGGATCAAGGAATCCCACACCTTCGAGGCGTCCCAAGATGCTTCTCAGCGACAAGCCGATGCTGCGATCGCGTCCGGCGTACCCGCTCCAAGCCAGGGCATGGTCGCCCAGATCCGCTACCTGCTCCGACGCTTCTGGCCGCAGATGCTCATTGGAGCGGCCCTGGTCATGTGTGCACAAGTGGTCGGGTACGCGTTGACCACCTACATGCCGACCTATCTCACCGAGTCACTGGGATATGACACTCTCCACGGCAATGCTCTGCTGGTACCCGTCCTGCTGATCGTCTCCCTGTGCCTGCCGGTCTTCGGAATGATTTCCGACCGGGTCGGGCGGCGACCGGTGATGCTGACGGGGTGTGCACTGGGCCTGCTGACGGCGATACCGGCATTTCTGTTGATGATGATGGGACACGTCTGGTCCACTCTGGCGGGGTTGATGATCGTCGGGATCATCATGATGTTCCAGGTCTCGATCCAGGCCTCCGCACTGCCGTCACTGTTCCCCACCGAGAGTCGCTATACGGCGATGGGACTGATGTTCAATATCGCCGTCGCCCTCTTCGGTGGAACCACCGGCTTCGTCATCAGTGCACTCCAATCTGCCATCGGCTCTGACCTTGCCGGCGCGTACTACATCATGTTCGCCTGCCTCGTCGGCGGCATTGGCGTGTACTGCATGAAAGAGACTGCCGGACACAACCTTCTGGGATCCATGCCCACGGTCGACCACGAACACGAGATCCAGAACGTGCTCAAGACCCTCGACGCCAACGACAAGTACGATCTCGACACCATGCCGATTGACCAACACTCCCGCTGA
- a CDS encoding SWIM zinc finger family protein, with product MSEDAQARKSTSETEDHSSTTESWAAGQVMRTATALADSARLSRGRTYFRGGNVIRIDYELGQVNGLVSGTQLDPFEVQIRWRPLTRRQIEFVVGECGDHPESVRNLLAGRRPQSSIATVLFGVEHYLDSYCTCPDHATFCKHRVCVAYALAAEFTGDPAAFLAWRGIDMDQLLEKVDGGKQGAGPPTELPVEPSDNQETMYSPTEFWGDPTNVPVWEPLEVEFGLELGDTTARDAALRKFSWNNADQLRVLDTLTRCFEALTVLDDDAGETRGREKVFEREPWLSGADDRSSHHD from the coding sequence GTGAGCGAGGACGCACAGGCGCGGAAGTCTACCTCGGAGACGGAGGATCATTCCTCGACGACGGAAAGCTGGGCAGCGGGACAGGTGATGCGGACAGCGACGGCGCTGGCGGATTCAGCTCGTCTCTCGCGGGGGCGCACGTACTTCCGCGGCGGGAATGTTATCCGTATCGACTATGAACTGGGGCAGGTCAACGGCCTCGTCAGCGGGACTCAACTTGATCCGTTCGAGGTGCAGATCCGATGGAGGCCACTGACGCGACGCCAGATCGAATTTGTTGTCGGAGAATGCGGTGACCACCCGGAAAGCGTCCGTAACCTGTTGGCGGGGCGGCGCCCACAGTCGTCGATAGCCACTGTTCTTTTCGGAGTTGAACACTACCTCGACTCGTACTGTACGTGCCCGGATCACGCGACATTCTGCAAACACCGGGTATGCGTCGCCTATGCGCTCGCCGCAGAGTTCACCGGGGATCCTGCAGCTTTCCTGGCATGGCGCGGGATTGACATGGACCAGCTCCTGGAGAAGGTCGATGGTGGGAAACAGGGGGCAGGTCCCCCTACTGAACTGCCCGTGGAGCCGTCCGACAACCAGGAAACCATGTACTCCCCGACGGAGTTCTGGGGCGACCCCACGAATGTTCCTGTGTGGGAACCTCTGGAGGTGGAATTCGGCCTGGAGTTGGGCGACACTACCGCCCGCGACGCGGCACTGCGTAAATTCAGTTGGAATAACGCCGACCAACTACGGGTGCTCGATACATTGACGAGGTGCTTCGAAGCACTGACGGTTCTCGACGATGACGCAGGAGAAACCCGCGGGCGAGAGAAGGTGTTCGAACGCGAACCATGGTTGTCCGGGGCGGATGATAGGAGTAGTCACCATGACTGA
- the putP gene encoding sodium/proline symporter PutP — translation MSEQTWFIIAMVIYLAVMLGIGIWSFTKTDKYEDYMVGGRGLHPFVAALSAGASDMSGWLLMGLPGALFMSGFSEIWMAVGLLVGCWLNWKLVAPRLRSYTEVSNNSITVPSFFENRLRDHSHTLRVVAGIIILVFFTFYVSSGMVAGGRYFQSSFDGDYLTGLLIIGAVTVVYTFVGGFLAVSYTDVVQGSMMFLALILVPVFAIISLDNPGDIFTFQLDNAYGDVANMIGANSNFYNLFQFNDTTAWAAFIIIISNLAWGLGYFGQPHIVVRFMAMRKPADAVAGRRYGVTWMFLCLVGAVFIAMTAPAFFAENGQAFFSDTANYETNFLDMAKVLFHPLVAGLILTAVLAAIMSTVSSQLLVVASALVEDIYAGMINKNASDTLLKNLSRVMVIIVAVIAALIALDPDSAILGLVEFAWAGFGAAFGPVVVASLYWKRLNAQGAAAGMIAGALVAFIWGGLPQFGVMDKPFGLYEMIPGVALNVILMVIVTLATKAPSKEITDEFDEAVRFAQLTVGDSDADLDAVRDKVDAESSQGKI, via the coding sequence GTGAGTGAACAAACATGGTTCATTATCGCCATGGTGATCTATCTGGCTGTGATGCTCGGCATCGGCATCTGGAGTTTCACCAAGACAGATAAATATGAGGACTACATGGTCGGAGGCCGCGGTCTCCACCCGTTCGTCGCAGCACTGTCCGCCGGCGCGTCCGACATGTCCGGCTGGCTGCTCATGGGCCTGCCCGGAGCACTGTTCATGTCCGGTTTCTCCGAGATCTGGATGGCAGTCGGCCTCCTGGTCGGCTGCTGGCTCAACTGGAAGCTGGTGGCTCCCCGTCTGCGTAGTTACACGGAGGTCTCCAACAACTCCATCACGGTCCCCTCGTTCTTTGAGAACCGGCTGCGCGACCACAGCCACACCCTGCGCGTGGTCGCGGGCATCATCATCTTGGTGTTCTTCACCTTCTACGTCTCCTCCGGCATGGTTGCCGGCGGCCGTTACTTCCAGTCCAGCTTCGACGGTGACTACCTCACCGGGCTGCTGATCATCGGTGCTGTCACGGTGGTCTACACCTTCGTCGGTGGCTTCCTCGCGGTGTCCTACACGGACGTGGTGCAGGGCTCGATGATGTTCCTGGCGCTGATCCTGGTGCCGGTGTTCGCCATCATCTCGTTGGACAACCCCGGTGACATCTTCACGTTCCAGCTCGACAACGCCTACGGCGATGTCGCAAACATGATCGGCGCGAACTCGAACTTCTACAACCTGTTCCAGTTCAATGACACCACAGCCTGGGCTGCGTTCATCATCATCATCTCGAACCTCGCGTGGGGCCTGGGATACTTCGGGCAGCCGCACATCGTCGTCCGCTTCATGGCGATGCGCAAGCCCGCCGACGCCGTCGCCGGTCGTCGCTACGGCGTGACCTGGATGTTCCTGTGCCTGGTCGGTGCAGTGTTCATCGCCATGACCGCTCCCGCATTCTTCGCCGAAAACGGTCAGGCCTTCTTCTCCGACACCGCCAACTACGAGACCAACTTCCTCGACATGGCGAAGGTCCTCTTCCACCCGCTGGTCGCCGGACTGATCCTCACCGCCGTTCTGGCCGCCATCATGTCCACCGTGTCCTCCCAGCTGCTGGTGGTCGCCTCCGCACTTGTCGAGGACATCTACGCCGGCATGATCAACAAGAACGCCTCGGACACGCTGTTGAAGAACCTGTCCCGGGTCATGGTCATCATCGTGGCGGTCATCGCGGCTCTGATTGCACTGGATCCAGACTCCGCGATCCTCGGACTGGTGGAGTTCGCCTGGGCGGGCTTCGGCGCCGCGTTCGGCCCGGTCGTCGTGGCCTCGCTCTACTGGAAACGGCTCAACGCCCAGGGCGCGGCAGCGGGCATGATCGCCGGTGCCCTCGTCGCCTTCATCTGGGGCGGGCTGCCGCAGTTCGGTGTCATGGACAAGCCGTTCGGTCTGTATGAAATGATCCCGGGCGTTGCCCTCAACGTCATCCTCATGGTCATCGTCACGCTTGCCACGAAGGCCCCGAGCAAGGAGATCACCGACGAGTTCGACGAAGCAGTGCGCTTCGCCCAGCTCACCGTGGGTGACAGCGACGCTGACCTTGACGCGGTCCGCGACAAGGTCGATGCCGAATCTTCCCAGGGCAAGATCTGA
- a CDS encoding DEAD/DEAH box helicase, which produces MTEHQVHLLWLTGRGLHVWAERTDGHTAVVDASDIPDGGLPGPLHSLMLSRPLRRREGIRVATPKGRLLSLDLPTQAHTPDQALTVLGRLSHYLRSTGAVVPAGGSGLSPEALWLIRLYDLLLDAVHAGRVMMKMQFTDGQWYPTWCLSSSGAHNRALREIQASAPAVLTLNGGPDVLLRAADELVHWMCVRLLQDREEVIGGVPENHFVSSLFTGDADARANPVTAEALNTWRASAQEASTRMVLSLEEPDSLAGAVSGGTGTAEVDSAEPRWRLEVRMSVDDGAAEPVSAAEATESRRRSLREGLDRAYRAWPELRQLASAVEAWLRTNVWFPPAASLTGRPEKDRVVYLALTTDQVERFLVDGAKALTAGGIEVLVPRAWSAVRPEMRVKVTPVGEGPGSGKLGLEQVLSFDWSVSVDGEPLSASAMSALMTTASSLVEIQGRYVRLDPRSLGVARSYFAKLREAEADDGTARITLADLVDAELASVADGGQQAEAGDITVDADGWLAQMVRSFFPAPGEEGQRPAIAPPEIIEVPSSVRTQLRDHQRRGLNWLVWMYRHRIGAILADDMGLGKTLQVLSLLAWEREAGDCDGPTLVIAPTSVLDTWQSEVARHVPTLSVLVDHGGKKVAAAEFAEKAHVSDIVLTTYGTVGRNPDRYSDLVWGRVVVDEAQNIKNPGTVQSKAVRAIRAGHHLALTGTPVENRLAELHSILDFCNPGLLGSAQAFQNRLAIPIERYQDSELMDRLRRLVEPFILRRVKNDESMGLNLPEKREVIDTVPLTEEQAALYEAYTNSLEQRIAEAEGKGRSGIILGALVRIKQICNHPAHFSGDGSGLLRNGRHRSKKVERLFEIVEDALDRDRKVLVFTQFPSFGEMLVPELQRQFGALDDGVPVLHGGLSRSARSAIVDDFQSDSGPKVMILSTRAGGTGITLTRASVVVHIDRWWNPAVEDQATDRAYRIGQGRDVTVHKLVTTGTLDERINDILSSKRELAGDIVTSGEGWIASLDDHDLAELWQLNRSTVARETAGSDRAAPVVHHGERKGDNNG; this is translated from the coding sequence GTGACTGAGCATCAGGTACATTTGCTGTGGCTGACGGGCCGCGGCCTCCATGTCTGGGCCGAACGGACGGACGGGCACACCGCCGTCGTCGATGCCTCCGACATTCCGGACGGTGGCCTTCCGGGGCCGCTGCATTCACTGATGCTGTCTCGCCCGCTGCGGCGTCGTGAGGGCATCCGTGTAGCGACGCCGAAAGGCCGCCTTCTTTCACTGGATCTGCCGACGCAGGCACACACCCCTGACCAGGCTCTGACGGTACTGGGCAGGCTGTCACACTATCTCAGGTCGACGGGGGCCGTCGTCCCGGCGGGCGGAAGCGGGCTGAGTCCGGAGGCGTTGTGGCTCATCCGTCTCTACGATCTTCTGCTGGATGCGGTCCACGCGGGGCGGGTGATGATGAAGATGCAGTTCACCGATGGACAGTGGTATCCCACCTGGTGCCTGTCCTCCAGCGGTGCGCATAACCGTGCGTTACGGGAGATTCAGGCGTCAGCACCGGCGGTACTCACTCTCAACGGCGGTCCCGATGTGTTGCTGCGTGCTGCCGATGAGCTGGTGCACTGGATGTGCGTGCGGTTGCTGCAGGACCGGGAGGAGGTGATCGGGGGTGTGCCGGAGAACCACTTCGTCTCCTCGTTGTTCACCGGGGACGCCGATGCACGCGCGAACCCTGTGACGGCAGAAGCCCTCAACACCTGGCGCGCTTCGGCGCAGGAAGCGTCGACCAGGATGGTGCTCTCCCTGGAGGAGCCCGATTCGCTCGCGGGGGCGGTATCAGGCGGCACTGGCACCGCTGAGGTTGACAGCGCTGAGCCACGGTGGCGTCTAGAGGTCAGGATGTCCGTCGATGACGGCGCCGCCGAGCCTGTTTCCGCGGCCGAAGCGACGGAGTCACGGAGGCGCTCCCTCCGCGAGGGCCTGGACCGCGCTTACCGTGCCTGGCCTGAGCTCAGGCAGCTAGCTTCAGCTGTCGAAGCGTGGCTCCGGACAAACGTCTGGTTTCCTCCCGCTGCCTCGTTGACGGGACGCCCGGAGAAGGACCGGGTCGTGTACCTCGCTTTGACCACGGATCAGGTGGAGAGATTTCTGGTTGACGGTGCGAAAGCGCTCACCGCCGGTGGTATCGAAGTCCTGGTACCGCGGGCGTGGTCGGCGGTACGCCCGGAGATGCGGGTGAAAGTTACTCCGGTCGGTGAAGGGCCGGGGTCGGGGAAGCTGGGCCTGGAACAGGTCCTGTCCTTCGACTGGTCGGTGTCCGTGGACGGAGAGCCACTCAGTGCATCGGCGATGTCCGCCTTGATGACCACGGCGTCGTCACTTGTCGAGATCCAGGGCCGCTATGTCCGGCTGGATCCGCGTTCTCTCGGGGTGGCCCGCAGCTACTTCGCGAAGCTCCGTGAGGCAGAAGCCGACGACGGAACTGCCCGGATCACCCTCGCCGATCTCGTTGACGCTGAGCTGGCTTCTGTCGCCGACGGGGGACAACAAGCGGAGGCAGGGGACATCACCGTGGACGCCGACGGTTGGTTGGCGCAGATGGTTCGTTCGTTCTTCCCTGCTCCTGGAGAGGAGGGGCAGCGTCCGGCGATCGCACCGCCGGAGATCATCGAGGTGCCCTCATCTGTGCGAACGCAGTTGCGTGATCACCAACGTCGGGGCTTGAACTGGTTGGTGTGGATGTACCGGCACCGGATCGGGGCAATTCTCGCCGACGACATGGGCCTTGGTAAAACCCTCCAGGTCCTCAGCCTCCTTGCCTGGGAGCGGGAGGCGGGTGACTGCGACGGGCCGACGCTGGTCATCGCTCCAACGTCTGTCCTGGACACGTGGCAGAGCGAGGTGGCACGACACGTCCCCACACTGAGCGTGCTCGTTGACCACGGTGGAAAGAAGGTCGCCGCCGCGGAGTTCGCGGAGAAGGCACACGTGTCCGATATCGTGCTGACAACCTACGGCACGGTGGGGCGCAACCCTGACAGATACTCCGATCTCGTCTGGGGGCGGGTTGTCGTCGATGAGGCACAGAACATCAAGAACCCCGGAACAGTCCAGAGCAAAGCAGTCCGTGCGATCAGGGCGGGCCACCACCTGGCGTTGACGGGCACCCCGGTAGAGAACCGGCTCGCTGAGCTTCACTCGATCCTTGATTTCTGTAATCCCGGTCTCCTCGGTAGTGCGCAGGCATTTCAGAATCGCTTGGCGATCCCCATTGAGCGATACCAGGACAGTGAGTTGATGGACCGGCTGCGCCGGCTCGTCGAGCCCTTCATTCTCAGGCGGGTCAAGAACGACGAATCCATGGGCCTGAATCTTCCTGAAAAGCGGGAAGTGATTGACACTGTCCCGTTGACCGAGGAACAGGCGGCACTGTACGAGGCCTATACGAACAGTCTTGAACAGCGGATCGCTGAGGCTGAAGGTAAGGGTCGCAGTGGCATCATTCTCGGAGCCTTGGTGAGGATCAAACAGATCTGCAATCATCCGGCCCATTTCTCGGGTGACGGGTCAGGACTCCTGAGGAACGGACGGCACCGGTCCAAGAAGGTCGAGCGGCTGTTCGAGATCGTCGAGGACGCACTGGACCGGGACCGCAAGGTCCTGGTCTTCACCCAGTTCCCCTCCTTCGGGGAGATGCTCGTCCCCGAACTCCAACGGCAGTTCGGGGCCCTCGACGACGGTGTTCCTGTCCTCCACGGCGGACTCAGCAGATCGGCTCGGTCAGCCATCGTCGATGACTTCCAGTCCGACAGTGGACCTAAGGTCATGATTCTGTCGACCCGCGCGGGGGGAACTGGAATCACCCTCACTCGAGCCAGCGTGGTCGTCCACATCGACAGGTGGTGGAATCCTGCTGTCGAAGACCAGGCTACCGATCGTGCCTACCGTATCGGTCAGGGCAGAGATGTGACGGTCCACAAACTGGTCACCACCGGTACCCTGGATGAGCGGATCAATGACATCCTCAGTTCGAAGCGGGAACTGGCCGGTGACATCGTCACCAGTGGTGAAGGGTGGATCGCCAGCCTGGATGATCACGACCTGGCCGAACTTTGGCAGCTCAACCGGTCAACCGTCGCCAGGGAGACTGCAGGAAGCGACAGGGCGGCACCGGTGGTGCACCACGGAGAGAGGAAGGGGGACAATAATGGGTGA
- a CDS encoding HNH endonuclease family protein, with amino-acid sequence MRLPRPVSSFPTPFAVALVVMLSVGTAIHWYTDSGTEAPSAADQATVAQSLEHLTTVPRRTHVLGYSREQFGGWSQQWWTEPGGGPEEQSGAQCTTRTVVMLQVFPDRSRADDGSCPSALGNITDVYTGDQIVPSDVEIDHVVPLSAGWDHGAWAWPRAVRVAFANDLELNLLAVAGTVNQAKSDGSLGEWLPPTAKAGSPSEAGCAYAARYLAVCLRYQLTVSNADGETARRACGV; translated from the coding sequence ATGAGACTCCCCCGGCCGGTTTCGTCCTTCCCAACGCCTTTCGCTGTCGCGCTGGTGGTGATGCTCTCCGTCGGGACCGCAATCCACTGGTACACGGACAGCGGAACAGAAGCGCCATCGGCAGCTGACCAAGCCACGGTCGCGCAGTCGCTGGAGCACCTCACCACCGTCCCCCGACGTACCCATGTCCTCGGGTACTCACGCGAACAGTTCGGCGGATGGTCACAGCAATGGTGGACAGAACCAGGCGGCGGTCCCGAAGAGCAGTCCGGTGCACAGTGCACTACGCGAACCGTCGTCATGTTGCAGGTCTTCCCGGACCGGTCCCGCGCCGATGATGGCTCCTGCCCCTCTGCCCTCGGCAACATCACGGACGTCTACACCGGTGACCAGATCGTACCGTCCGACGTGGAGATCGACCACGTGGTTCCCTTGTCCGCCGGTTGGGACCACGGGGCGTGGGCATGGCCCCGCGCAGTCCGCGTCGCTTTCGCCAATGACCTCGAACTGAACCTGCTCGCCGTGGCGGGCACGGTCAACCAGGCCAAGAGCGACGGGAGTTTGGGAGAATGGCTGCCCCCGACAGCGAAAGCCGGCTCCCCTTCGGAAGCCGGCTGTGCTTATGCTGCGAGATATCTCGCTGTATGCCTGCGTTACCAACTCACCGTCAGCAACGCTGACGGTGAGACCGCAAGACGGGCGTGCGGGGTGTGA